The Mustela nigripes isolate SB6536 chromosome 4, MUSNIG.SB6536, whole genome shotgun sequence genome includes a window with the following:
- the PWWP2B gene encoding PWWP domain-containing protein 2B isoform X2, producing the protein MEPRAGCRLPVRVEQVVNGALLVTVSCGGRSFAGILLDCTKKSGLFGLPPSAPLPQPEDPPVNGCNGPAPPEQDGEAMQLGTGPPPAPCGDPAPETSGPKPPPPLVPPFPPYFEGAPFPPPLWLRSTYRQWVPQPPPRAIKRTRRRLSRNREPGRLALSPIRLRPRQVLCEKCKSTLSPPEAGPGPPAAPQPRRRAGSVPGPDTEPRKLADPEGGGDSAASATRRSKREKRQEGKARVPRSPAIKISYSTPQGTGEVVEIPSRVHGSLEPFCPSQAHGGGQDPAGPPASIPKLKLTRPGPPGTGLPPPKIRLKPRPRGAGEREPVYRAELVEALNGHGRGPRAGSPARLGHGSAGRGPVDSSSGSSGEDEDFKPCAQAQRGREGLAFLATCPERGPGCAGESVWSSDSPDESRSSSSEVTFPDTCDLSSGDGASVRSSSKHARQTVPPLTVRLHTQSVSTCVTGDGRTVAVGDIVWGKIHGFPWWPARVLDLSLSQKEDGAPSWQEAKVSWFGSPTTSFLSTSKLSPFSEFFKLRFNRKKKGMYRKAITEAANAAQHVAPEIRELLTQFET; encoded by the coding sequence GTCCGGCCTCTTTGGCCTGCCCCCGTCGGCTCCGCTACCACAGCCCGAGGACCCCCCTGTCAACGGCTGCAACGGCCCGGCCCCCCCAGAGCAGGACGGAGAGGCAATGCAGCTGGGGACGGGCCCTCCGCCAGCGCCCTGCGGGGACCCGGCCCCCGAGACCTCGGGCCCCAAGCCACCCCCGCCTCTCGTGCCGCCGTTCCCGCCGTACTTTGAGGgagcccccttccctcccccactctggctGAGAAGCACCTACCGGCAGTGGGTCCCGCAGCCGCCGCCCCGGGCCATCAAGAGGACCCGCCGGCGCCTGTCCCGGAACCGAGAGCCCGGCCGGCTGGCCCTGAGCCCCATCCGTCTGCGGCCGCGCCAAGTGCTCTGCGAGAAGTGCAAAAGCACCCTGAGCCCCCCCGAGGCCGGCCCcggccccccagctgcccctcagCCGCGACGCAGGGCGGGCAGCGTCCCCGGCCCCGACACAGAACCCCGCAAGCTCGCGGACCCTGAGGGCGGAGGGGACAGCGCGGCCAGCGCCACGaggaggagcaagagagagaagcgGCAGGAGGGCAAGGCCCGGGTGCCCCGGAGCCCGGCCATCAAGATCTCCTACAGCACGCCGCAGGGCACGGGCGAGGTGGTGGAGATCCCCTCTCGCGTGCACGGGTCCCTGGagcccttctgcccctcccaggcACATGGGGGCGGCCAGGACCCCGCTGGGCCCCCCGCCTCCATCCCCAAGCTAAAGCTGACGCGTCCCGGGCCCCCTGGCACCGGCCTGCCGCCCCCCAAGATCCGCTTGAAGCCCCGGCCCCGGGGGGCTGGGGAGCGGGAGCCCGTGTACCGGGCCGAGCTGGTGGAGGCGCTTAACGGCCACGGGCGGGGTCCCCGGGCCGGCTCCCCCGCTCGCCTCGGCCACGGCTCTGCCGGTCGTGGGCCCGTGGACTCTTCTTCTGGAAGCTCTGGCGAGGACGAGGACTTCAAGCCGTGCGCCCAGGCTCAGCGCGGGCGAGAGGGCCTGGCTTTCCTTGCCACCTGCCCCGAGAGGGGGCCAGGGTGCGCCGGCGAGTCGGTGTGGAGCAGCGACAGTCCAGACGAGTCCAGATCGTCCAGCTCGGAAGTCACGTTCCCAGACACGTGTGACCTCTCGTCGGGCGACGGCGCGTCGGTGCGGTCCTCGTCCAAGCACGCGAGGCAGACGGTCCCGCCGCTCACGGTCCGGCTGCACACACAGAGCGTCTCCACGTGCGTTACCGGGGACGGAAGGACGGTGGCCGTGGGGGACATCGTGTGGGGCAAGATTCACGGTTTCCCCTGGTGGCCAGCGCGCGTGCTTGACCTCAGTCTCAGCCAGAAGGAGGACGGGGCGCCCTCCTGGCAAGAAGCCAAGGTCTCGTGGTTTGGGTCCCCGACGACGTCATTCTTGTCGACTTCGAAGCTCTCCCCGTTCTCGGAGTTTTTCAAACTGCGGTTTAACCGTAAGAAGAAGGGAATGTACCGGAAGGCCATCACGGAGGCCGCCAACGCCGCGCAGCACGTGGCCCCGGAAATAAGGGAGCTCTTGACCCAGTTTGAGACCTAG
- the PWWP2B gene encoding PWWP domain-containing protein 2B isoform X3, whose amino-acid sequence MQLGTGPPPAPCGDPAPETSGPKPPPPLVPPFPPYFEGAPFPPPLWLRSTYRQWVPQPPPRAIKRTRRRLSRNREPGRLALSPIRLRPRQVLCEKCKSTLSPPEAGPGPPAAPQPRRRAGSVPGPDTEPRKLADPEGGGDSAASATRRSKREKRQEGKARVPRSPAIKISYSTPQGTGEVVEIPSRVHGSLEPFCPSQAHGGGQDPAGPPASIPKLKLTRPGPPGTGLPPPKIRLKPRPRGAGEREPVYRAELVEALNGHGRGPRAGSPARLGHGSAGRGPVDSSSGSSGEDEDFKPCAQAQRGREGLAFLATCPERGPGCAGESVWSSDSPDESRSSSSEVTFPDTCDLSSGDGASVRSSSKHARQTVPPLTVRLHTQSVSTCVTGDGRTVAVGDIVWGKIHGFPWWPARVLDLSLSQKEDGAPSWQEAKVSWFGSPTTSFLSTSKLSPFSEFFKLRFNRKKKGMYRKAITEAANAAQHVAPEIRELLTQFET is encoded by the coding sequence ATGCAGCTGGGGACGGGCCCTCCGCCAGCGCCCTGCGGGGACCCGGCCCCCGAGACCTCGGGCCCCAAGCCACCCCCGCCTCTCGTGCCGCCGTTCCCGCCGTACTTTGAGGgagcccccttccctcccccactctggctGAGAAGCACCTACCGGCAGTGGGTCCCGCAGCCGCCGCCCCGGGCCATCAAGAGGACCCGCCGGCGCCTGTCCCGGAACCGAGAGCCCGGCCGGCTGGCCCTGAGCCCCATCCGTCTGCGGCCGCGCCAAGTGCTCTGCGAGAAGTGCAAAAGCACCCTGAGCCCCCCCGAGGCCGGCCCcggccccccagctgcccctcagCCGCGACGCAGGGCGGGCAGCGTCCCCGGCCCCGACACAGAACCCCGCAAGCTCGCGGACCCTGAGGGCGGAGGGGACAGCGCGGCCAGCGCCACGaggaggagcaagagagagaagcgGCAGGAGGGCAAGGCCCGGGTGCCCCGGAGCCCGGCCATCAAGATCTCCTACAGCACGCCGCAGGGCACGGGCGAGGTGGTGGAGATCCCCTCTCGCGTGCACGGGTCCCTGGagcccttctgcccctcccaggcACATGGGGGCGGCCAGGACCCCGCTGGGCCCCCCGCCTCCATCCCCAAGCTAAAGCTGACGCGTCCCGGGCCCCCTGGCACCGGCCTGCCGCCCCCCAAGATCCGCTTGAAGCCCCGGCCCCGGGGGGCTGGGGAGCGGGAGCCCGTGTACCGGGCCGAGCTGGTGGAGGCGCTTAACGGCCACGGGCGGGGTCCCCGGGCCGGCTCCCCCGCTCGCCTCGGCCACGGCTCTGCCGGTCGTGGGCCCGTGGACTCTTCTTCTGGAAGCTCTGGCGAGGACGAGGACTTCAAGCCGTGCGCCCAGGCTCAGCGCGGGCGAGAGGGCCTGGCTTTCCTTGCCACCTGCCCCGAGAGGGGGCCAGGGTGCGCCGGCGAGTCGGTGTGGAGCAGCGACAGTCCAGACGAGTCCAGATCGTCCAGCTCGGAAGTCACGTTCCCAGACACGTGTGACCTCTCGTCGGGCGACGGCGCGTCGGTGCGGTCCTCGTCCAAGCACGCGAGGCAGACGGTCCCGCCGCTCACGGTCCGGCTGCACACACAGAGCGTCTCCACGTGCGTTACCGGGGACGGAAGGACGGTGGCCGTGGGGGACATCGTGTGGGGCAAGATTCACGGTTTCCCCTGGTGGCCAGCGCGCGTGCTTGACCTCAGTCTCAGCCAGAAGGAGGACGGGGCGCCCTCCTGGCAAGAAGCCAAGGTCTCGTGGTTTGGGTCCCCGACGACGTCATTCTTGTCGACTTCGAAGCTCTCCCCGTTCTCGGAGTTTTTCAAACTGCGGTTTAACCGTAAGAAGAAGGGAATGTACCGGAAGGCCATCACGGAGGCCGCCAACGCCGCGCAGCACGTGGCCCCGGAAATAAGGGAGCTCTTGACCCAGTTTGAGACCTAG